The region TGCTTGTCAACCTCCTTTCTGTAAAGAAGACCATCTCACCGCCTGCTTGCTTCTTCCAAATGTTCTTCTATTTCCTTCTGGGTGTTGCAGAGTTTTTCCTCTTGACTGCCATGTCGTTGGATCGGTACATGGCTATCTGCAACCCACTTCGCTACACCATCGTTATGAACAGCAGGTTTTGCACTCAGCTGGTGACTGGCTGTTGGCTGGCTAGTTTTTCCGTTGTCTTCCCAACAGCCGTCATCGTGGTGGGTCTGCCATTCTGTGGTTCCAACGTAATTGATCATTTCTTCTGTGATAGCTCACCCCTGCTTAAGTTGGTCTGTGCTGACACGCGGCTCATTGAACTGGTGAACTTCGTTTTTTCAGTAATCATCTTACTGGGAACTCTGGCCATCACCACTGCATCGTACATCAACATTATCTTCACTGTGTTTCGCCTTCCATCCAAACAGGAGCGGCAAAAGGCCTTCTACACTTGTTCTTCTCACATTGTTGTGGTCTCCATGTTCTACGGCAGCTGCATCTTCATGTATGTGCGACCTTCACAAAGTAAAAGGATAGAGCTGGACAAAGGGGTAGCCATTCTCAACACTGTGGTTACACCCTTGCTGAATCCCTTCATATACAGCCTCAGGAACAAGCAGGTGCAGGAAGTACTGAGAGATGCTGGAAAGAAGATATTTACGTGGACACTGAGAATCAGAAGGACGGCAAAAAGAAAAGGTAGACAGGAACAATGTTTATGAAGTTCTCACCAACTTCTTCAAAGTATTTTTCACAGTTGAACTTAGCAGTACCCAAACTATTCATGCCTGTGACCTGCATCAGTGCCTATGGTAGTTCCTAATCTTGCAGTGATCAGGAAGCAGCAGGGCAATGTGGGGCTTGAACCAGAAGCCACTCATGGGCCAGTATGACCTGGAAGTGTTTTACAGGTTCATGTAGGGTCCATGACCCACCAACTGTTGGGTAGTGACCATCCACAGGTCGCAACACATAGTTTGGAAGACACTGGTTTATCGCTTTTAAGACTCAAAttccactcagggcacaatcctaaccaactttccagcactgaccaactgcaatgcagtcccaaggtaaggtaagaaacatgcccttaccttgaggagaaacatgcccttgactgcctccccactgcaggatgcagttcacaccacattggcacagttatgtcagtgttTAAAAGTTGGTTATGGTTGTActcttgttcaatggggcttcaaAGGTCAGGCTGCATCACGATAACCTAGAATAGTGTTCAGCAAGGAAAATGCTTCACCATTTTTATGTCATTTGAAATGTTTACTGTTTTGTACTCTAGGTAACAAGTGTGAAAAAGTTAGTTCTGAAGGAATTTGCAGATATCATCCATGAAAGAAAGGGCTTGTGCCATGCCTAAATCCCCTTTGGAGTtccaatacatttttaaatataattgtttatttgaaaatataaaattggAGGTATTTAAAATGACAGCATTTTGAGATTGCTTTAATTCTGACAAGCAACAACGGGGGAGCTTTGTGAGCTGTATGGCCTATCAATATTTCCCAAAAGCAAATTGTATCCATGCAGAGTGTAGTAACTACGCATAGTAACATGAACTTGGTGAACTTGGCAATACAGGCAAATCTACTTCTGCTTTCAGAGCACACTCTGAGCTGACCTTGTTCACTGCCTGGTACCTAGTAAACAGGATGGGAGACAGTGTTTTGGAGACGCGTccttatctcaggaatgtgttgtTGCCAGTTAGTTGCCAGCTAGCGTCATCTCTAACCGAAAGTAACCCCAGCTTGCTCTGTACTGCTTGAGGAGTGAATAAAAAGGCTGGGAGGAGGCTGGTCCAGTAGCTTCTTCCCTGCATCTACCTTTGAaacctgcctgccttctcttcattgcttctgctcctgCACTACATCCAGCAGCTGGACTCTTGAGTCCTGCTTGCTCCCAACATCATTGCTGCacagagaaatggggggggggagcatcaggGTAGTTATCAAACACTGTCACTTCTTGTCAAATATCAAATATTCTGCTCTGAAAATCGAATGTCAAGTACAGTAATGGATCGGTGAGTGAAGGCTGGAAAATACTCAGAAAATATCCCAGAAAGTATTCAGACACAACACTCATGGAAGAGAATTGTGGGCAGCAAATTGGGGTCAGTTCCATTGGAATTTTAGAGCTACACACATACATGACCTGTGGTGGAAAGAGACTAATCAAGGCACGAGTTTATTTCATTGATTGTACAATAAGTTTTCAACTTCCTTGGGAAACAAAATTCATGTCTCTTGTGTATACTAATAAGGAAGGACCTAATATACCTTTTGCTGTGTGTTCAGGGACATAATAAGAATCTGCACAATTACTACCTGAGCCTGCTTCCATGGCCTCTCTTGGAGCACAGAGCGAAATGCCAGCATCTCACCCAAGAGATGGCTTGCATGTGAGCCATGAAAGCAAAGAAGCTGCTAGAAGATATTGACCACCTAGTTACCATTTCAGAAAATGCACAGGGTGAATGAAACTTGTTAAGTCTCCGTGCTTGCTTAGAAAGAGAAGATCAACATCCTACCTGCTTGTTTACCTGTATTGGATGTACTTTAGAGATATTTGAGGAGCTGGCTCAACAAAGTAAATGTCATTCTGTCGAGGTCGATTGTAAGTGGTAAGTAAACTAATTGCCACTCACCTTTGCACTGTGCATTAAAAATTTTGCACTTGGAAATGAATGGCAGAGTACTAGATGCACAGATTTAGCAGAATTTATGAGTGGTACACATGGAGTTGCATTCAGACTTTCGCTAGCAAAGGGCACATGAGGACTGGACACATAACTGAAAAGAAAAGTTGGCATTTAGGAGATATGTGAACATTCGCCTGATATTCTCTGATACTAGACATCAGCAGCTGCAACAAAGAGAGGGAATGCCCAGTGAATTTGCTTTTAGTGCACCATGGTTGAAGACGGAGTGCTAGACTGAAGAAACTCAGTCAGTTTTGAATGACATTAGCAGTGACTACCCTGAATAAATTGCAGAGAATCAGCGTTGGgcaatttaatttaaaaggcaAACGCAAATATAGCCATAAGCAACGGATTAGATACGTGATGCCCAAAATAAAGAACTGCACCACAGAGGGGGACTTCACACTTCTGGGCTTTACAAACAATCAACAACTTGAAATCATATTATTCACTCTACTCATATGCACATATCCGTTGACCATCATAGGGAACATGGTCATTATTGTCATCACACTGGTGGATCCCCAGCTGGACACCCCCATGTATTATTTCCTGCGCCATTTTGCCTTCTTGGAGATTGGGTTCACCACCAC is a window of Tiliqua scincoides isolate rTilSci1 chromosome 5, rTilSci1.hap2, whole genome shotgun sequence DNA encoding:
- the LOC136653615 gene encoding olfactory receptor 6C74-like, which translates into the protein MWNQTLVTEFILLGFTDVLEFQITLFVILLITYILTLAGNLLIISISLLDHRLHSPMYFFLRNFSILEISLTAVIIPKMLVNLLSVKKTISPPACFFQMFFYFLLGVAEFFLLTAMSLDRYMAICNPLRYTIVMNSRFCTQLVTGCWLASFSVVFPTAVIVVGLPFCGSNVIDHFFCDSSPLLKLVCADTRLIELVNFVFSVIILLGTLAITTASYINIIFTVFRLPSKQERQKAFYTCSSHIVVVSMFYGSCIFMYVRPSQSKRIELDKGVAILNTVVTPLLNPFIYSLRNKQVQEVLRDAGKKIFTWTLRIRRTAKRKGRQEQCL